The Amphiura filiformis chromosome 1, Afil_fr2py, whole genome shotgun sequence nucleotide sequence CTAAAGTGCCCGGTAAAGTACATACCACGAGAAAGTTATTATTGAGGTACTTCTGCGTCATGATATACAAAGGATATTGTAAAAGATCGACAGTGGCTCCAAGTAAACCAATAACACCCGTCAATGTTCCATAATATCGAAATGGAAACCTgtgaaaaagggaaagaaaaagcTATGAACAATTACTACCAGAAATAGTCCTGAATTTTGAATCAATGCAAAGGTAAGCAAACAAAAGCTGAGAAACTTACACCACAGGCAAAATGCCGAACAATATTCCGAACAAAAAGGCTTTGGAAACTCCACAAAGAATAAATGTCGCATATTGTATCCGATGTATAGGAATAGTGATGAAAATCGCAAACAGTACAAATAATATAGAAGTTGTTGCAAACCCTAGAGCGCTATCTTTAAGATCATCGTATGGTTGGCGATTAGGTTTGCCTGCAAGAATTGTAAAAATTAAACTGAACGTCAGATGGAGGCAAAGTATTGTATGCCGAGGCAAAAGAGAGTGGGAGAGAGAGTCTAGACGGAAGAAATAAGAAATAGGTGGAGGAAGGGAGAGCTGGGGAGAGAGGAGGGAGAGATGGGGTAGCGGGATAGAGAGAGAGAAACAAAAAAGACCGAGAAACTGAGAAATCAAACACTAAAAACGAGATATCAACAGGAAATACATTGTAACTTACAGAATATTATATAAGGATAAAACCCAGAGAAATGAAACATAATTCGGTTAAATTAGCTAGTTGGTATGATTATTAGGCTAATCGTGAGTGAGGAACAGCTATAAACTTCTGGTCACAACATATAAAATTGTTATAGGAACAATTTAGTTTGGTTGTCGCGTTGACGAAGCTGTTCTGGATCGGCATGTGATATCGTAACTGGATAGTAGACGCTTGTTGACATGTTTAAGTTACGATTCTtaagttattaaaaaaatatattatatactttgatcagctcataatctattgcgagctgatcaaactatagttttGTAATACGTGCTATTTAACCGTGGATTAatcaaggcccattcagtgatttgctcatccggacgatcatcaaaattcagattttggtacctttgtcattgtcatagatgtgctaacataacctgcgagtggttaagccgaaagccgtgtatttaagacaaaataagacattttacacgaatctgtaatttagatactgacagtatttaaattagctacatgtatttgaatggggcttcaacttcgtcagtactgctgttttcttcgtttttgtgtcaaatttgtcatttcaaaaataccaaatgggaatttgaatgacttatccttcactttaaagcaatttataaacaattttaaattgtttacacttgcgctgggatcattgAATGGGTCTTCAAGTATTACGCTTGTATATGCAATTTTGTTACCTTTATTTCTATCCAGAATCATACCACCCAGTGGTGAAAAGAGTATTACACCAAACTGAATGAAACCAAACACCTTCGTGTAGTGGTCCACTATAAGTTGAAAAAGTAAACAAAAGTAAATAATAAGGACAATATTAGTAGCTTAATGACCACAATctaagggcccaactccatcaaaactgtttttgagatattaaagttttatagacagaatgtttttatattcaggggacctttaatacacgaACATACAGTATTATATACATTTGAAATCAtaaatgatgtttccatggcaaagTGTCATTTCTGCAAGCAGATGTGCTGAAATAGCTACAGAAttttggaaattatccattacttgcacaagtagaagcatgtaatatgttagcaagatagtttattgtagtgaaaagcagatttcatagatgaacaaaattcctcttaaacctaatatttgtggaagaagggcccaaccccatggagttgggcctttcttccatgaaaaccatgattaagtgtacgtggaagactatttagagagtggattttggctcatctttcacacacaggaagaacagtctgctggcaataaatgctgggtctaactcatttttgtaaaaaatggagttgggcccttcttccacttaagGTATCAATTGGTTCCGTGGTAATGACCAGTATAGATAAAATGAAGTACCAGTGTCATTGTTTATTGGTGTATTTATCACATCGTTGCGTCATCGCGTCATAAATCTGTGCCCATACATTACGGGCCCTATTTTGGATGCAACCAGGACCGATTGTAAGAGGTTTcgccctactcttttcgaaactgacttgAAGTGATATGATTGgcatggctctctgcacacgaaTCTCTTACCACTGCACTAGTGAGGTGTGAGGTGCCAAGGTTGCGATTTTAATCCGATATAAACCTTTACGGAATAAATTGCATATGTTATCTGTATTGCAGAAGCTATAACTGTGACGTCACATTTAGTATGGCACAGGCAGAATGATTCCCATGATTACTCCTTCCCCCGTACTTGAACGTCCTCTCatgttggtttcatactttctgccgcttgctgctgagcggcgtgacgcttcatcatgtcgCTTGAACTTTTCTGCAAGCAGAGCGGCACACCGCCAAAAATCGCACAGCTAAAAATCGTTTCCTGTACTCGGGAGCACCGCTCCCGAGTTGTCTTGATTTCAACTCCTGGCGATGCTGCAGCTTGGGCAAAGCGGCGTAGCGatcaatatatcggcttgccgctggccaccgctagcatttctggtgcgactgtACAGTAAAGCAGAATCGTtgtcaaagcggcaagcggcagaaaagtatgaaaccatCATCATGGCTAATTTAGACAATTCTAGACGTATCATTGCGCCGGCGCGGAAGTAAGAATTTTATTTTCGATGGTAATTTACTTACCTAGCTGCCGATTTCCACCTGTCATTTCCACGGTTAAAGGATTAAATAATCCTGTATATGAACTGAGTCGCAGTTCTTGCATACAGAACCAGAACATTAGCAGAATAAACGAAGGTGATCGTAAACAAGACTTGATTGTAGGAAATTCTACATCGTACGGATTTTCAGCATATCTATTGtctgaaaaacatatatatattgtattattttttgacAACGTTTTCGGTAGTTACAAGTAGATTGgtacttttaatattattttccTGTCATATTGCTAGTTGTGCGTTAATTAGTTGACCTTCAACCCTCATGTAGGTGACCATTGAAATCCCCAATAAATTCCTGAAGTCATATTCTACCTGAGATCTGCATTTGGGGTTGAAGAGGTAATACCAAAGTAACGTAGGGTTGACATTTTTACCATACAACCACCCACCCCTCCCCCCGATCCCTACCTACATACATGAACACCAATACACCTATCGATGGTCGATGCTCGTTTTTTAGTCCCCCGTCTTGACCTCGCTCGATTGGAcaattaaaaagtaatatatataataataaataatatttaaacgtttcttttgtatttttagttcaggtaacttcaaacaaaGTGATTATCTTCTTCACATGATAATATAACAAACTGATATGAAAACCGAATCTCCTTGCTACAAATTTTacgtttctaacaaagggtagaaacaaagatatcgataatcatgtcagtcaagagtttaggcaggataataggaaacaacgtgaccaaaaccaaaaccaaaaccaaaactaaaactcaatatgtgaaatgagggattgtcaccattataatttatgtaaataagataatgaccACTATGCTCAAAAGGTGTGGCCAATTCGGCGTTCATACGCTGTTCCTGGTATTATATAACACTGGGTGATTGCTTAGGGTATAGGCGTAATAGTTAATTCAGTGACCATATCCAGACTACAGGCATATGATCTTCAGACAGATGATAGACATAAAtcttatgtcaacattagtgtattgtgttggtgtGGAAATATTTAGCTCGCAGggagctttcagtgcttttgaaactaattgaTATAATTTGAcaacccttaacgtaaacaaaaactaaattttatgttttattaGGGTGCAGACAACCTTATACTTCACATCGCAAAaatccattttccaaaataatgtaaactgcAGAAGTTTTTAGTATTACCAATTCGCTAAACTCAGTAATTTCTTATAGAGGCTTTTGGCAGAAATTAACCTagtgattaaagccataatgaaattggttaatttttttcaaacctgatttttggcataatTTAAAAGACATGTCCCagcttgcacctaaatggaatcagccaaatttattgtgtttgtaggtcagcggagcaaagttcaacatagTCATAtttcatgaattatgactttatgtcctcctatacaATGTTAAACTACATTTTAATAACCAGtagagttttttttttcattttactttttatttttaaagaagcCCTTTCCATCTGTGTATTGGTGGTAGACCATTCAGGTTTTTGGAAAGGTGTTCAAATCCTGAGCCAACAGTGATATCTTTTAAACATAACATTTCTATCGATGAAAAATGCTAAAATTAAAGGTATAATAATTTTACGGTTAAAGAAGCTTAAAGAATGCATACATGTCAATACCTTCTTCAGTTATTTTTTGATTTGCATCTTCATGACTCAGCACAGATAAATCACTCTCTTTTGTATCGTCGTCTTCTCTGTGGTCACAATGGATGCTGCTTTTATAGTTAGGTGGTAATGGCCATGGTATTTTACCGTTTGGTAGTAAGTAAAATGTCGGGATGAAGACGATAACAGTGCAAGAAATTAGAATGGTAAAAGATGTTTGCAGTGGAACACCAGCGTCGTAGGCAAGCTGTCGAGTAGtaacaaattttcatttttttattttatgctttgAGACGACTGGGAAAAGAAAGATTGAAGTAAGATCTTGTAATATTATCTTCATGCTATGTACAAAAAAAAACTCTTATCAGTAGCTACACGGTTACAAATCCGTTACGACTAC carries:
- the LOC140167732 gene encoding equilibrative nucleobase transporter 1-like, translated to MAPCRYHVIFILAICEMLFFGGLFYGWPSLVYVLKEESYYFDLCVHNDTSRITESVVCDKQDANLNLVYTIGSTTAFLFLLPVGIVFDWFGTRLTRILSHFILVTGLLLMLMSSPATPYLLFPGMMCLVVGGTSLYITLIQIGNLFAKHRSTAAALISGSYDASAVVMLFIKLAYDAGVPLQTSFTILISCTVIVFIPTFYLLPNGKIPWPLPPNYKSSIHCDHREDDDTKESDLSVLSHEDANQKITEEDNRYAENPYDVEFPTIKSCLRSPSFILLMFWFCMQELRLSSYTGLFNPLTVEMTGGNRQLVDHYTKVFGFIQFGVILFSPLGGMILDRNKGKPNRQPYDDLKDSALGFATTSILFVLFAIFITIPIHRIQYATFILCGVSKAFLFGILFGILPVVFPFRYYGTLTGVIGLLGATVDLLQYPLYIMTQKYLNNNFLVMNIIMLIACAATIALPVYVTYHARRLNKKANTL